One region of Mus musculus strain C57BL/6J chromosome 3, GRCm38.p6 C57BL/6J genomic DNA includes:
- the Ankrd35 gene encoding ankyrin repeat domain-containing protein 35 isoform 1 (isoform 1 is encoded by transcript variant 2) gives MKRIFSCSSSQVAVEKWNRRDQKLLEAVQRGDVGRVAALASRKSARPTKLDSNGQSPFHLAASKGLTECLTILLANGADINSKNEDGSTALHLATISCQPQCVKVLLQHGANEDAVDAENRSPLHWAASSGCASSVLLLCDHEAFLDVLDNDGRTPLMIASLGGHAAICSQLLQRGARVNVTDKDDKSALILACEKGSAEVAELLLSHGADAGAVDSLGHNALHYALRTQDKELWRLLQQALNRRRRGGHGLVQHPDHPSQASSCEPRVGSPPKNSRKVEPEEEQEEEGEERCSEEWRWKFEEEQRKVHQLEQELVRKTDECKAHAAAFSSLEEQIREQAQELGHLLVQEPGAPGNQGPGLRPEGDGMEEGCPLNLLAERIQELKKQQKALATINPTLVPKRAEELAPAEIHHEVHRKSQPEQGLPQGPSSETTGKATGQQPNTNGGQNLGLQNTEQVCAGQKERTPAPGTETAGTVGEPVGIAMNQLLLQLREELAAVWREKDAARGALSRPVLEGALGTPRAEAAAAAWEKMEARLERVLVRLDGAKMGLHVKPEVPVQGSRDGAPKAVPGCSKEQEEKKALGTRGEPLGAPGKEQALGGGLAKGQLEKEVSALRLSNSNLLEELGELGRERQRLQGELQSLTQRLHREFVPKPEAQVQLQQLRRSVGMLTEELAMEKEATDKLRRLLASQTSGLQGLWKCLPPDLVGKGNTQSTAAEPLEELQACISTLVDRHLEAQRVLARLEEENQQLRGSLAPCGEPEASLKVTASPQVAALEEDLGMLEEELRAVQATMSGKSQEICKLKQLLYQATEEVAELRAREAASLRQHEKTRGSLVAQAQAWGQELKVVLEKYNTACREMTRLRDTVAEERRRSEDLAARAAEQERQAGEMRGRSEQFEKTAELLKEKTNHLIGACRDKEAKIKELLKKLEQLSEEVLEVRGENAHLALQLQDSQKNHEEIISTYRSHLLNAARGYMEQDVYNILLRILSMQE, from the exons ATGAAGCGCATCTTCTCCTGCTCCAGTTCACAAGTGGCG GTGGAGAAATGGAACCGACGTGATCAGAAGCTGCTGGAGGCGGTGCAGCGGGGGGACGTGGGACGCGTGGCTGCCTTGGCCTCTAGGAAGTCAGCCCGACCCACCAAACTAGACTCAAATGGCCAGTCCCC GTTCCATCTGGCAGCCTCCAAAGGCCTGACAGAGTGTCTGACAATACTGCTTGCAAATGGGGCTGATATCAACAGCAAGAACGAGGACG gaAGCACTGCCCTTCATTTGGCCACCATCTCCTGTCAGCCACAGTGTGTGAAGGTCTTGCTTCAG CACGGTGCTAATGAAGATGCTGTGGATGCAGAAAATCGCAGTCCATTACACTGGGCAG CCTCCTCTGGCTGCGCCTCAAGTGTCCTCCTGCTGTGTGACCACGAAGCCTTCCTGGACGTGCTGGATAAT GATGGACGCACACCCCTGATGATTGCATCGCTGGGTGGTCATGCAGCTATCTGCTCACAGCTGTTGCAGAGAGGTGCCCGAGTTAATGTCACAGACAAGGATGACAA ATCAGCTTTGATCCTGGCCTGTGAGAAAGGCAGCGCTGAGGTGGCCGAGCTGCTCCTGAGCCATGGAGCGGACGCTGGAGCGGTGGACAGTTTGGGACACAACGCTCTTCATTATGCTTTGCGTACACAAGACAAGGAGCTGTGGAGGCTGTTACAGCAGGCCCTGAACCGGCGGCGGAGAGGCG GTCATGGACTGGTTCAACACCCAGATCACCCATCTCAG GCCTCTTCATGTGAGCCTCGGGTGGGATCTCCTCCTAAGAACTCACGGAAAGTGGAGcctgaggaagagcaggaggaggagggggaggagcggTGCTCAGAAGAGTGGAGGTGGAAGTTCGAGGAGGAGCAGAGGAAAGTTCATCAGCTGGAGCAGGAGCTCGTGCGAAAGACAGATGAGTGCAAGGCTCACGCTGCAGCCTTCTCAAGCCTAGAGGAGCAGATTCGAGAGCAAGCGCAAGAACTAGGCCATCTCCTAGTGCAAGAACCGGGAGctccaggaaatcaaggccctGGTCTCCGGCCTGAGGGAGATGGTATGGAGGAGGGTTGTCCCCTGAACCTGCTGGCTGAGCGGATCCAAGAGCTGAAGAAGCAGCAGAAGGCACTGGCTACAATAAACCCAACATTAGTTCCCAAGAGAGCTGAAGAATTAGCCCCGGCTGAGATCCATCATGAAGTACACAGAAAGTCCCAACCAGAGCAGGGGCTGCCCCAGGGCCCAAGTTCAGAAACCACCGGGAAAGCCACAGGACAGCAACCAAACACCAATGGGGGGCAGAACCTTGGCCTCCAGAACACTGAGCAGGTGTGTGCTGGCCAGAAGGAGAGgaccccagctccagggactgAAACAGCAGGCACAGTGGGAGAACCAGTGGGCATAGCCATGAATCAGCTCCTCCTACAGCTAAGGGAAGAGCTGGCTGCAGTGTGGCGAGAAAAGGATGCTGCCAGAGGGGCTTTGTCAAGACCAGTTCTGGAGGGAGCCCTGGGGACTCCCAGAGCTGAGGCTGCAGCAGCTGCCTGGGAAAAGATGGAAGCCAGGCTTGAGAGGGTGCTGGTAAGGTTAGATGGAGCAAAGATGGGACTGCATGTGAAACCTGAGGTCCCTGTCCAGGGGTCCAGAGACGGAGCCCCGAAGGCAGTCCCGGGATGCTCTAAAgagcaggaagaaaagaaggctCTTGGAACCAGAGGAGAGCCCTTAGGGGCCCCTGGAAAAGAACAGGCCTTAGGAGGAGGCCTGGCAAAGGGACAGCTGGAGAAAGAGGTGTCAGCTTTGAGACTGAGCAATAGCAACTTGCTGGAGGAATTGGGAGAGTTGGGGCGCGAGAGACAACGCTTGCAGGGAGAGCTGCAGTCCTTGACCCAGAGGCTACACCGGGAGTTTGTGCCCAAGCCCGAGGCACAGGTCCAGCTACAGCAGTTGCGGAGGAGCGTGGGGATGTTGACAGAGGAACTGGCCATGGAGAAGGAGGCCACAGATAAGCTGCGCAGGCTACTGGCCTCCCAGACTAGCGGCCTCCAAGGACTGTGGAAATGCCTACCCCCAGACCTCGTGGGCAAGGGGAATACACAGAGTACAGCTGCAGAACCCCTGGAGGAGCTGCAGGCCTGCATCAGCACCCTGGTGGATAGGCACCTTGAGGCTCAACGGGTGCTGGCTCGGTTGGAAGAGGAAAACCAGCAGCTGAGGGGATCCTTGGCTCCCTGTGGGGAACCAGAGGCCTCCCTCAAGGTTACAGCATCCCCGCAAGTGGCCGCCCTGGAGGAAGATCTGGGAATGCTAGAGGAAGAGCTACGGGCCGTGCAGGCCACGATGAGTGGGAAGAGCCAGGAGATTTGCAAGCTGAAACAACTGCTCTACCAAGCCACGGAAGAAGTGGCCGAGCTGAGAGCTCGGGAAGCAGCCAGCCTGCGCCAGCACGAGAAGACGCGAGGCTCGCTGGTGGCCCAGGCACAGGCTTGGGGCCAGGAGCTCAAAGTCGTGCTGGAGAAGTACAACACAGCCTGTCGGGAAATGACTCGATTGCGGGACACTGTGGCGGAGGAACGTCGCCGCAGCGAGGACCTGGCGGCTAGGGCGGCGGAGCAGGAGCGCCAGGCTGGCGAGATGCGCGGGCGCTCGGAGCAGTTCGAGAAAACTGCTGAGCTCCTGAAAGAGAAGACAAACCACCTCATCGGGGCTTGCCGGGACAAGGAAGCCAAG ATCAAGGAGTTGCTGAAGAAGCTCGAGCAGCTTTCGGAAGAAGTTCTAGAAGTCCGGGGCGAGAATGCCCACCTCGCCCTACAGCTGCAG GACTCCCAGAAGAACCACGAAGAGATCATCTCCACATACAGGAGTCATCTACTGAATGCTGCTCGG GGCTACATGGAACAAGACGTCTACAACATCCTACTTCGAATCCTCAGCATGCAGGAGTGA
- the Ankrd35 gene encoding ankyrin repeat domain-containing protein 35 isoform X1 — protein MASPRKFHLAASKGLTECLTILLANGADINSKNEDGSTALHLATISCQPQCVKVLLQHGANEDAVDAENRSPLHWAASSGCASSVLLLCDHEAFLDVLDNDGRTPLMIASLGGHAAICSQLLQRGARVNVTDKDDKSALILACEKGSAEVAELLLSHGADAGAVDSLGHNALHYALRTQDKELWRLLQQALNRRRRGGHGLVQHPDHPSQASSCEPRVGSPPKNSRKVEPEEEQEEEGEERCSEEWRWKFEEEQRKVHQLEQELVRKTDECKAHAAAFSSLEEQIREQAQELGHLLVQEPGAPGNQGPGLRPEGDGMEEGCPLNLLAERIQELKKQQKALATINPTLVPKRAEELAPAEIHHEVHRKSQPEQGLPQGPSSETTGKATGQQPNTNGGQNLGLQNTEQVCAGQKERTPAPGTETAGTVGEPVGIAMNQLLLQLREELAAVWREKDAARGALSRPVLEGALGTPRAEAAAAAWEKMEARLERVLVRLDGAKMGLHVKPEVPVQGSRDGAPKAVPGCSKEQEEKKALGTRGEPLGAPGKEQALGGGLAKGQLEKEVSALRLSNSNLLEELGELGRERQRLQGELQSLTQRLHREFVPKPEAQVQLQQLRRSVGMLTEELAMEKEATDKLRRLLASQTSGLQGLWKCLPPDLVGKGNTQSTAAEPLEELQACISTLVDRHLEAQRVLARLEEENQQLRGSLAPCGEPEASLKVTASPQVAALEEDLGMLEEELRAVQATMSGKSQEICKLKQLLYQATEEVAELRAREAASLRQHEKTRGSLVAQAQAWGQELKVVLEKYNTACREMTRLRDTVAEERRRSEDLAARAAEQERQAGEMRGRSEQFEKTAELLKEKTNHLIGACRDKEAKIKELLKKLEQLSEEVLEVRGENAHLALQLQDSQKNHEEIISTYRSHLLNAARGYMEQDVYNILLRILSMQE, from the exons ATGGCCAGTCCCCGTAA GTTCCATCTGGCAGCCTCCAAAGGCCTGACAGAGTGTCTGACAATACTGCTTGCAAATGGGGCTGATATCAACAGCAAGAACGAGGACG gaAGCACTGCCCTTCATTTGGCCACCATCTCCTGTCAGCCACAGTGTGTGAAGGTCTTGCTTCAG CACGGTGCTAATGAAGATGCTGTGGATGCAGAAAATCGCAGTCCATTACACTGGGCAG CCTCCTCTGGCTGCGCCTCAAGTGTCCTCCTGCTGTGTGACCACGAAGCCTTCCTGGACGTGCTGGATAAT GATGGACGCACACCCCTGATGATTGCATCGCTGGGTGGTCATGCAGCTATCTGCTCACAGCTGTTGCAGAGAGGTGCCCGAGTTAATGTCACAGACAAGGATGACAA ATCAGCTTTGATCCTGGCCTGTGAGAAAGGCAGCGCTGAGGTGGCCGAGCTGCTCCTGAGCCATGGAGCGGACGCTGGAGCGGTGGACAGTTTGGGACACAACGCTCTTCATTATGCTTTGCGTACACAAGACAAGGAGCTGTGGAGGCTGTTACAGCAGGCCCTGAACCGGCGGCGGAGAGGCG GTCATGGACTGGTTCAACACCCAGATCACCCATCTCAG GCCTCTTCATGTGAGCCTCGGGTGGGATCTCCTCCTAAGAACTCACGGAAAGTGGAGcctgaggaagagcaggaggaggagggggaggagcggTGCTCAGAAGAGTGGAGGTGGAAGTTCGAGGAGGAGCAGAGGAAAGTTCATCAGCTGGAGCAGGAGCTCGTGCGAAAGACAGATGAGTGCAAGGCTCACGCTGCAGCCTTCTCAAGCCTAGAGGAGCAGATTCGAGAGCAAGCGCAAGAACTAGGCCATCTCCTAGTGCAAGAACCGGGAGctccaggaaatcaaggccctGGTCTCCGGCCTGAGGGAGATGGTATGGAGGAGGGTTGTCCCCTGAACCTGCTGGCTGAGCGGATCCAAGAGCTGAAGAAGCAGCAGAAGGCACTGGCTACAATAAACCCAACATTAGTTCCCAAGAGAGCTGAAGAATTAGCCCCGGCTGAGATCCATCATGAAGTACACAGAAAGTCCCAACCAGAGCAGGGGCTGCCCCAGGGCCCAAGTTCAGAAACCACCGGGAAAGCCACAGGACAGCAACCAAACACCAATGGGGGGCAGAACCTTGGCCTCCAGAACACTGAGCAGGTGTGTGCTGGCCAGAAGGAGAGgaccccagctccagggactgAAACAGCAGGCACAGTGGGAGAACCAGTGGGCATAGCCATGAATCAGCTCCTCCTACAGCTAAGGGAAGAGCTGGCTGCAGTGTGGCGAGAAAAGGATGCTGCCAGAGGGGCTTTGTCAAGACCAGTTCTGGAGGGAGCCCTGGGGACTCCCAGAGCTGAGGCTGCAGCAGCTGCCTGGGAAAAGATGGAAGCCAGGCTTGAGAGGGTGCTGGTAAGGTTAGATGGAGCAAAGATGGGACTGCATGTGAAACCTGAGGTCCCTGTCCAGGGGTCCAGAGACGGAGCCCCGAAGGCAGTCCCGGGATGCTCTAAAgagcaggaagaaaagaaggctCTTGGAACCAGAGGAGAGCCCTTAGGGGCCCCTGGAAAAGAACAGGCCTTAGGAGGAGGCCTGGCAAAGGGACAGCTGGAGAAAGAGGTGTCAGCTTTGAGACTGAGCAATAGCAACTTGCTGGAGGAATTGGGAGAGTTGGGGCGCGAGAGACAACGCTTGCAGGGAGAGCTGCAGTCCTTGACCCAGAGGCTACACCGGGAGTTTGTGCCCAAGCCCGAGGCACAGGTCCAGCTACAGCAGTTGCGGAGGAGCGTGGGGATGTTGACAGAGGAACTGGCCATGGAGAAGGAGGCCACAGATAAGCTGCGCAGGCTACTGGCCTCCCAGACTAGCGGCCTCCAAGGACTGTGGAAATGCCTACCCCCAGACCTCGTGGGCAAGGGGAATACACAGAGTACAGCTGCAGAACCCCTGGAGGAGCTGCAGGCCTGCATCAGCACCCTGGTGGATAGGCACCTTGAGGCTCAACGGGTGCTGGCTCGGTTGGAAGAGGAAAACCAGCAGCTGAGGGGATCCTTGGCTCCCTGTGGGGAACCAGAGGCCTCCCTCAAGGTTACAGCATCCCCGCAAGTGGCCGCCCTGGAGGAAGATCTGGGAATGCTAGAGGAAGAGCTACGGGCCGTGCAGGCCACGATGAGTGGGAAGAGCCAGGAGATTTGCAAGCTGAAACAACTGCTCTACCAAGCCACGGAAGAAGTGGCCGAGCTGAGAGCTCGGGAAGCAGCCAGCCTGCGCCAGCACGAGAAGACGCGAGGCTCGCTGGTGGCCCAGGCACAGGCTTGGGGCCAGGAGCTCAAAGTCGTGCTGGAGAAGTACAACACAGCCTGTCGGGAAATGACTCGATTGCGGGACACTGTGGCGGAGGAACGTCGCCGCAGCGAGGACCTGGCGGCTAGGGCGGCGGAGCAGGAGCGCCAGGCTGGCGAGATGCGCGGGCGCTCGGAGCAGTTCGAGAAAACTGCTGAGCTCCTGAAAGAGAAGACAAACCACCTCATCGGGGCTTGCCGGGACAAGGAAGCCAAG ATCAAGGAGTTGCTGAAGAAGCTCGAGCAGCTTTCGGAAGAAGTTCTAGAAGTCCGGGGCGAGAATGCCCACCTCGCCCTACAGCTGCAG GACTCCCAGAAGAACCACGAAGAGATCATCTCCACATACAGGAGTCATCTACTGAATGCTGCTCGG GGCTACATGGAACAAGACGTCTACAACATCCTACTTCGAATCCTCAGCATGCAGGAGTGA